The following proteins are co-located in the Syntrophorhabdaceae bacterium genome:
- a CDS encoding pyridoxine 5'-phosphate synthase, with translation MAFGGVQLPRTLLCVNIDHVAALREAGGGNEPDLLEVAAVCKDRGCNGISTHLREDRRHVQERDVFAIKGRIIAKFYLEIGLSDEMIEIAKKVRPDRITIVPEKREETTAEGGLDLGKHISKIRDTVELFRNEDIPVSLFLEPDMETVDICKECGADYIEINTASYCNAAQITEVEGEIDRIYRAADHAVKLGLKVNAGRGLNYRNVVPLLHARELLEVNIGHSIISRSVFVGLAKAVDEMLEVLD, from the coding sequence ATGGCATTTGGTGGTGTACAGCTGCCGCGCACTTTATTATGCGTGAACATTGATCATGTCGCCGCATTGAGAGAAGCCGGGGGAGGGAATGAACCGGACCTTCTTGAGGTTGCGGCAGTATGTAAGGACAGGGGATGCAACGGCATTTCGACTCACTTGCGTGAAGACAGGCGTCATGTGCAGGAGAGAGATGTCTTCGCGATAAAAGGCAGGATCATTGCGAAATTCTATCTCGAGATTGGTCTCTCGGATGAGATGATCGAGATCGCAAAAAAGGTAAGACCCGATCGGATCACGATCGTCCCTGAGAAAAGGGAAGAAACAACAGCAGAGGGTGGACTTGACCTTGGAAAACATATCTCAAAAATAAGGGATACTGTTGAATTGTTTCGTAATGAAGACATCCCGGTATCTCTCTTTCTCGAACCCGACATGGAAACAGTTGATATTTGTAAGGAATGCGGGGCGGATTATATCGAGATCAATACCGCGTCGTACTGTAACGCAGCACAAATAACCGAGGTTGAAGGAGAGATCGACAGGATATACAGAGCGGCGGATCATGCCGTAAAGCTCGGGCTGAAGGTCAACGCCGGACGGGGGCTGAATTACAGAAATGTTGTGCCTCTTCTACACGCCAGAGAGTTGTTGGAAGTGAATATCGGTCATTCAATAATTTCAAGATCAGTCTTTGTCGGCCTTGCGAAGGCAGTTGACGAAATGCTGGAGGTATTAGACTAG
- a CDS encoding glycogen/starch/alpha-glucan phosphorylase — protein sequence MSETSDARTNKGGDRITNDFRKILTNQLTYSLSKDMYSATQRDKYTATALSVRARIVKDWIDCQQSYYKMDAKRLYYLSLEFLMGRLLRNYLINIDLLDEYREAMDVFAVKLEDTFECEWDAALGNGGLGRLAACFMDSMATLNYPCYGYGIRYEYGIFTQRIVDGYQAEAPDNWLRYGNPWEFPRPELIYPVRFYGRVDKHSAKTEWVDTSEILAMAYDYPVPGFKTNTVNTLRLWAAKSTRDFDFDYFNSGDYVKAVENKNNSENISKVLYPNDLSLAGKELRLKQQYFFVAATLADIFRRFRKAYKNLNMLPGKVAIQLNDTHPSIAIAEMMRILIDDEGLPWDIASKLTRETIAYTNHTILPEALETWSEDLIGHLLPRHLQIIEEMDRKFHIQVARRFPEDFDKARQMAIITGEEGKVINMARLAIVGSHAVNGVSGLHSELLKSRVFNDFYLMYPERFQNVTNGITHRRWLMSANPGLSALITEAIGDGWTRDLNELKRLEPMTEDAAFKDRFVTVKRENKLRLRAALERVFNCTFETDFLLDCQVKRFHEYKRQLLNVFHVITLYNRLREGRVPDGFVPRVVLFSGKSAPGYLMCKLIIKLIHNVSEIVGAHPLVKDKLQVVFVPNYGVTIAEVTMPAADLSEQISTAGFEASGTGNMKFALNGALTIGTYDGANIEIREEVGEDNFFLFGHRAEEIFELRKQYDPRKYIEENKELAQVIQQLQSGFFSPEDPGLFQPIVQFLMDGDRYCVLADYSLYIACQEGVTRAYADKDQWTRMAILNTARSGKFSSDRAIHEYARNIWKISPVVR from the coding sequence ATGAGCGAAACCTCCGATGCGAGAACGAACAAAGGAGGCGACCGGATCACGAACGATTTTCGGAAGATCCTGACAAACCAGCTTACGTATTCCCTTTCAAAGGACATGTATTCGGCAACGCAACGAGACAAGTACACGGCAACGGCTTTATCGGTAAGGGCCCGGATCGTCAAGGATTGGATCGATTGCCAGCAGAGCTACTACAAGATGGATGCCAAGCGCCTCTATTACCTTTCTCTTGAGTTTCTCATGGGGAGGCTGCTCAGGAACTACCTTATCAACATCGACCTCTTGGATGAATACCGTGAAGCAATGGACGTGTTTGCTGTCAAGCTGGAAGACACCTTCGAGTGTGAGTGGGATGCCGCTCTCGGCAACGGCGGCCTTGGCAGGCTCGCCGCCTGCTTCATGGATTCCATGGCGACGCTGAATTATCCCTGCTATGGTTACGGGATCAGGTACGAGTACGGCATCTTCACCCAGAGGATTGTTGACGGCTATCAGGCGGAGGCGCCCGACAACTGGCTGCGCTATGGCAACCCCTGGGAATTCCCGAGACCGGAGCTGATATACCCCGTTCGGTTTTACGGCAGGGTGGATAAACATTCGGCAAAGACGGAGTGGGTTGACACAAGCGAGATCCTCGCAATGGCTTACGATTATCCTGTTCCCGGTTTCAAGACGAACACGGTGAATACACTGCGCCTCTGGGCGGCGAAATCGACGCGCGATTTTGACTTCGATTACTTCAACAGCGGGGACTACGTAAAAGCTGTCGAGAACAAGAACAATAGCGAGAATATTTCAAAGGTCCTCTATCCCAACGACCTGTCCCTGGCGGGCAAGGAACTCAGGCTGAAGCAACAGTATTTCTTCGTGGCCGCCACCCTTGCCGACATCTTCAGAAGGTTCAGAAAGGCATACAAAAATCTCAACATGCTGCCAGGCAAGGTTGCCATCCAGCTTAATGATACACACCCCTCTATTGCGATCGCGGAGATGATGAGGATCCTCATCGACGATGAAGGGCTTCCCTGGGATATTGCCAGTAAACTGACGCGGGAAACCATCGCATATACGAACCACACCATCCTTCCCGAGGCACTCGAGACATGGTCGGAAGACCTCATCGGGCATCTGCTTCCCCGTCATCTTCAGATCATCGAGGAGATGGACAGAAAATTTCACATTCAGGTGGCACGCCGCTTCCCCGAAGATTTCGACAAGGCCCGGCAAATGGCCATCATCACCGGTGAGGAGGGGAAGGTGATCAATATGGCCCGGCTCGCCATCGTCGGCAGCCATGCGGTGAACGGGGTCTCGGGTCTCCACAGCGAACTCCTGAAAAGTCGTGTTTTCAATGACTTTTACCTGATGTATCCCGAAAGGTTCCAGAACGTGACGAACGGCATAACCCACAGGCGATGGCTCATGAGCGCAAACCCCGGACTTTCCGCTCTTATCACGGAAGCGATCGGTGATGGATGGACCAGGGATCTTAACGAATTGAAAAGGCTCGAGCCCATGACGGAAGACGCTGCTTTCAAAGACCGCTTCGTCACCGTCAAGAGGGAGAACAAGCTTCGCCTCCGTGCAGCCCTGGAAAGGGTTTTCAACTGCACCTTCGAAACGGATTTTCTCCTTGATTGCCAGGTAAAGAGGTTCCACGAATACAAGAGGCAACTGCTCAATGTTTTCCACGTCATCACCCTCTACAACCGTCTCAGGGAAGGAAGGGTTCCCGACGGATTTGTTCCGAGAGTAGTCCTGTTCTCGGGAAAATCGGCGCCGGGGTATCTCATGTGCAAGCTTATCATCAAGCTCATACACAACGTTTCAGAGATTGTCGGCGCCCATCCTCTGGTCAAGGACAAGCTTCAGGTGGTTTTCGTGCCCAACTACGGTGTCACTATCGCCGAGGTCACCATGCCGGCGGCAGACCTGTCGGAGCAGATATCGACGGCAGGTTTCGAGGCCTCCGGGACAGGGAACATGAAATTCGCCCTCAACGGTGCCCTTACCATCGGCACATACGATGGAGCCAATATCGAGATCAGGGAGGAGGTGGGGGAGGATAATTTCTTCCTTTTCGGACACAGGGCCGAGGAGATCTTCGAATTAAGGAAACAGTACGACCCGAGAAAATATATCGAAGAGAACAAGGAACTCGCCCAGGTGATCCAGCAGCTTCAATCGGGGTTCTTCTCACCCGAGGACCCGGGGCTGTTCCAGCCCATCGTCCAGTTCCTTATGGACGGCGACCGCTACTGTGTTCTTGCCGATTATTCCCTTTACATCGCATGCCAGGAGGGAGTGACCCGCGCATACGCGGACAAGGACCAGTGGACGCGCATGGCGATCCTCAATACGGCCCGGTCAGGCAAGTTTTCCAGCGACCGCGCCATCCATGAATATGCCCGGAATATATGGAAAATATCCCCCGTCGTACGGTAA